Proteins from one Setaria italica strain Yugu1 chromosome V, Setaria_italica_v2.0, whole genome shotgun sequence genomic window:
- the LOC111257270 gene encoding uncharacterized protein LOC111257270 — MENGGGAKPTTRFGFSWADEVEREEREQVAMQQQQEEEAKREQIKAKADPFGAARPREVVLAEKGVDWRARDRELDLGTAPRPPRSAARGHRRTAATAAASACAATPARGVLPLDRDAGRTPHPRRQAPAAASAPRPPPTGRRNETPVGRSARGGSKRKFAGDGPVRRAPPVGDHAEQGRRVFGELNVSNGYGSSICGSAAGNGCNCNPGGGQADGMKAAGAVAADGAPSNAVAATGLDESAAGQKRSRGGKGRKGRGSGKAKKQQTLPV, encoded by the coding sequence ATGGAGAACGGAGGCGGTGCCAAGCCGACGACCCGGTTCGGCTTCTCGTGGGCCGACGAGGTCGAGCGCGAGGAGCGGGAGCAGGTCgcgatgcagcagcagcaggaggaggaggcgaagaGGGAGCAGATCAAGGCCAAGGCGGACCCgttcggcgcggcgcggccgcgggaggTGGTGCTGGCCGAGAAGGGCGTCGACTGGCGCGCGCGCGACCGCGAGCTCGACCTCGGcaccgccccgcgcccgccgcgcagCGCCGCCCGCGGCCACAGGCGCACCGCCGCTACGGCTGCGGCATCCGCGTgtgcggcgacgccggcgcgcgGTGTGCTGCCGCTGGACCGGGACGCCGGACGGACGCCGCACCCGCGGCGGCAGGCTCCTGCTGCTGcctcggcgccgcggccgccgccgacaggCCGCAGGAACGAGACGCCGGTTGGCCGCAGCGCGCGGGGCGGCAGCAAGAGGAAATTCGCCGGGGACGGCCCCGTGCGACGAGCCCCACCTGTTGGCGACCACGCCGAGCAGGGGAGGAGGGTCTTCGGCGAACTCAATGTCAGCAACGGCTATGGATCCTCGATCTgcggctctgcggccgggaacGGCTGCAACTGCAACCCGGGTGGGGGTCAGGCCGACGGGATGAAAGCGGCTGGTGCCGTGGCTGCGGACGGTGCGCCATCGAACGCGGTGGCCGCAACCGGGCTTGATGAATCTGCTGCTGGTCAGAAGAGGAGCAGGGGAGGgaaagggaggaaggggaggggatcGGGCAAGGCCAAGAAGCAGCAGACTCTGCCAGTCTAG
- the LOC101755151 gene encoding myb-related protein P, giving the protein MGRAPCCEKVGLKKGRWTKEEDEILGRYIKEHGEGSWRSLPKNAGLLRCGKSCRLRWINYLRADLKRGNISEEEEEMIIKLHATLGNRWSLIAGHLPGRTDNEIKNYWNSHLSRRAADFRDGVVVNVDLSKLPGGGKRRGGRASRGIMAAAKAGKEKKVKEKEKDKGKNKAAEAEQQLKLEEEDMAVSTPSSHSQPCATDKSGEEQAQASASGVTSDDGPEEDPLALSEEMMSALLGPVSPKLEVGPDGSGMDSDSGPSSLVVDSESGPGGPTGDVAQELGENDKAIMDWDLMALDISTAGDMWDPLVWDYADMDIVVPDGGHQQQQEDVVSDLFFLDNM; this is encoded by the exons ATGGGGAGGGCGCCGTGCTGCGAGAAGGTGGGGCTGAAGAAGGGGAGGTGGAcgaaggaggaggacgagatCCTGGGGAGGTACATCAAGGAGCACGGGGAAGGGTCATGGAGATCGCTGCCCAAGAATGCTG GGCTGCTGCGGTGCGGGAAGAGCTGCAGGCTGCGGTGGATCAACTACCTGAGGGCGGATCTCAAGAGGGGGAACatctcggaggaggaggaggagatgatcaTCAAGCTCCACGCCACCCTTGGCAACAG GTGGTCCCTGATCGCCGGCCACTTGCCCGGCCGGAcggacaacgagatcaagaactactggaacTCGCACCTGAGCAGGCGGGCGGCCGACTTCCGCGACGGTGTCGTCGTCAACGTCGACCTCAGCaagctccccggcggcggcaagcggcgcggcggccgggctAGCCGCGGCATCATGGCTGCCGCCAAGGCGGGCAAGGAGAAGAAGGtgaaggagaaagagaaggacAAGGGGAAGAACAAGGCTGCAGAAGCGGAGCAGCAGCTCAAGCTCGAGGAGGAGGACATGGCCGTGTCGACACCGAGCTCTCACTCCCAGCCGTGCGCCACTGACAAGAGCGGCGAGGAGCAAGCGCAGGCCAGCGCCAGTGGCGTCACCTCTGATGATGGGCCCGAGGAGGACCCGCTGGCCCTGAGCGAGGAGATGATGAGTGCGCTTCTGGGCCCAGTAAGCCCAAAGCTGGAGGTGGGCCCGGACGGCTCGGGCATGGACAGTGACAGTGGCCCGTCGTCCCTGGTCGTGGACAGCGAGAGTGGGCCTGGTGGGCCTACGGGGGACGTGGCCCAAGAGCTGGGCGAGAACGACAAGGCCATCATGgactgggacttgatggcgctGGACATCTCGACCGCCGGTGACATGTGGGACCCCCTGGTGTGGGACTACGCTGACATGGACATCGTGGTACCGGATGGtgggcaccagcagcagcaggaggacgtGGTGTCAGACCTCTTCTTCCTGGACAACATGTAG